One window of the Paenibacillus beijingensis genome contains the following:
- a CDS encoding DUF72 domain-containing protein has protein sequence MNMLLIGTAGYSYEDWRGPFYPEKLDKKEMLPFYAREFSFTEVNSSFYAMPNRFMLYHMREKTPDNFQFVMKAYRGMTHKREDNEQHFADFKEALKPLIEAGKLGCVLAQFPTSFRNKDENRDYLKEFKELMGDIPVVIEFRHEEWINERIFDLLEEEQLGYVCVDEPQFKTLVPPVVRATSPIGYVRFHGRNYKKWWQHKEAYERYNYLYSDNELQEWVPNIRKLEDRTEKTFVSMNNHYRAQAVINGRMLREMLQQAAVQL, from the coding sequence ATGAATATGCTGCTCATCGGAACGGCCGGTTACAGCTACGAAGACTGGCGCGGACCTTTTTACCCGGAGAAGCTGGACAAGAAAGAAATGCTGCCGTTTTACGCCCGCGAATTTTCCTTTACCGAGGTGAACTCCTCCTTTTATGCGATGCCGAACCGGTTTATGCTGTATCATATGCGGGAGAAAACGCCGGACAACTTTCAGTTCGTTATGAAAGCTTACCGCGGAATGACCCATAAACGGGAGGATAACGAGCAGCATTTCGCCGATTTCAAGGAAGCGCTGAAGCCGCTCATTGAGGCTGGAAAGCTTGGATGCGTGCTGGCCCAGTTTCCGACCAGCTTTCGGAACAAAGATGAAAACCGCGATTATTTGAAGGAGTTCAAGGAACTGATGGGGGACATACCCGTTGTGATCGAATTCCGTCACGAAGAATGGATTAACGAGAGGATTTTCGATCTGCTGGAGGAAGAACAGCTCGGCTATGTTTGCGTCGACGAGCCGCAGTTCAAAACGCTCGTTCCTCCGGTGGTTCGGGCAACGAGCCCGATCGGTTACGTCCGCTTTCATGGCAGGAATTACAAAAAGTGGTGGCAGCACAAAGAAGCCTATGAGCGTTACAACTATTTGTATTCCGACAATGAGCTTCAGGAATGGGTGCCGAACATCCGCAAGCTGGAGGACCGAACGGAAAAAACGTTCGTCAGCATGAACAACCACTACCGGGCGCAGGCGGTCATCAACGGGCGGATGCTGCGGGAAATGCTGCAACAGGCGGCTGTCCAACTATGA
- a CDS encoding methyl-accepting chemotaxis protein, with translation MHWFHSLSVRNKIQAGSYLLILLFTILALLLSLFAGGALWPVLVSAAVSAIAAYPLTSVIAKSLTSSLEDITTVAFRIAKGDFTQRVDTSASSLGELGHSFNSMIDKLREILMNTSTISRTVTDTSSSIFEKNRELKQVMEQVAASAGELATGANEITNDVGEMTESIREIEEKVTGYVEASKLMNERSEIAFAWVEKGRKSMDSQSEGTRRNAEATAHVSKTIEELSRKAVGISAITKTISDIAEQTNLLSLNASIEAARAGEHGKGFAVVAQEVRKLAEESTAATKEVFSLVSSIEKSINQAIESIKVNEQAVHLQTQLIQETGQIFNEITENARSITQEIHAFAQQSDSMLDDARNISAAIQNISAITEQSAAGTEQVSASMNEQIHSVHAVVEETERMQQMASQLQRTIQIFKV, from the coding sequence ATGCACTGGTTTCATTCTTTATCGGTAAGGAACAAAATTCAAGCAGGCAGTTACTTGCTTATCTTGTTGTTTACCATCTTGGCGCTTCTTCTAAGTCTGTTCGCAGGCGGTGCGCTTTGGCCCGTTCTCGTCTCTGCGGCCGTTTCCGCAATTGCCGCTTATCCTCTTACTTCCGTCATCGCCAAATCGCTGACAAGCTCGCTTGAGGATATAACAACGGTCGCTTTCCGGATCGCTAAAGGCGATTTCACGCAGCGTGTTGATACGTCTGCATCTTCCCTTGGGGAACTGGGCCATTCGTTCAACAGCATGATCGACAAGCTTCGCGAAATTTTAATGAATACATCCACGATCAGCCGCACCGTTACCGACACAAGCTCCAGTATTTTCGAGAAAAACCGGGAATTGAAGCAGGTTATGGAACAGGTAGCCGCCTCTGCAGGCGAATTGGCCACCGGCGCGAATGAAATCACGAACGATGTCGGCGAGATGACCGAGTCCATACGCGAGATCGAAGAGAAAGTTACCGGTTACGTAGAGGCCAGCAAACTGATGAACGAACGGTCGGAAATCGCGTTTGCATGGGTGGAAAAAGGCCGCAAATCGATGGACAGCCAGTCTGAAGGCACCCGCCGCAACGCGGAAGCGACGGCCCATGTTTCGAAGACGATTGAGGAGCTTTCGCGTAAAGCGGTCGGAATTTCCGCCATTACGAAGACGATCTCGGATATCGCGGAACAAACGAACCTGCTGTCCCTCAACGCATCGATCGAAGCGGCGCGGGCCGGCGAGCACGGCAAAGGTTTTGCAGTTGTGGCGCAGGAAGTGCGCAAGCTGGCGGAGGAATCGACAGCTGCGACGAAAGAAGTATTCAGCCTCGTCAGTTCTATTGAAAAAAGCATCAATCAAGCGATTGAAAGCATTAAAGTAAATGAACAAGCCGTACACTTGCAGACTCAGCTGATCCAGGAAACGGGGCAGATTTTTAACGAAATTACTGAAAATGCCCGTTCGATTACCCAAGAAATTCACGCTTTCGCCCAGCAAAGCGATTCGATGCTGGACGACGCCCGCAACATCTCGGCAGCGATTCAAAATATTTCCGCCATCACCGAGCAGTCGGCTGCCGGAACCGAGCAGGTATCCGCCTCGATGAATGAGCAGATCCATTCGGTACATGCCGTCGTCGAAGAAACGGAACGGATGCAGCAAATGGCTTCACAGCTTCAGCGCACGATCCAAATTTTCAAAGTGTAA
- a CDS encoding DNA polymerase III subunit alpha: MKRSGAKFVHLHVHTEYSLSKALCKLDDLIRTANSWNMEALAVTDMGTVNGAFRFHELAKRHGIHPVIGCEMTVGGRGETLLLLAASNRGYEQIIERLNSGAFDPPASNGDIIALSGGRTGIIHQLIADGQMAEAEEQALQYLRTFGKDNFFLEVQDHGLARDKEWIERTVRLSRRTGIPLVATHDVHYVVPEDAALLELLQDARTSANRAEQPKSGPFHLPSPHEMVSKFSHLPDALANTVRIARRCRFRPEPGHYRLPAFSVAQQKKSASDRQPRQPAEPLTAVMANPALGSEEALRNLCREGLVQRFGSDYLKNTDNQAVLERLNEELEVIINRGLADYFLIVANIVRMARNRRIPVGPGRGSAAGSLAAYSLGITEVNPLLHGLSFERFLSPDRPGLPDIDLDVCQRRRHEILQDIKEKYGPDRVVHVGVLNRYGTRGAVRKAGACLGMPQKQIDVLAGLMPAFSGKGGLRHCLQTLPELQKLPVRQEPFRSWFGLAERIEGLAHNYSTHPSGILIGDERMTRTIPYLRRPNGERATPFTKEDTEMLGLLKIDLLGLRNLTIIDDTLAAVRERTGSSIEVNRLPLDDPDTFRTIACGNTVGCFQLESMGIRHLMRRLKPQSIGELADLLALYRPGAWSEGIVDTYLRRRQGDQTYRVALPEMEPVLSSTYGLILYQEQIMAIAHAVAGYSMGEADSLRRALSAKSAHALADHRERFVLGAAARGIADQEADAVFDFLARFAGYSFNKAHSVSYAYLSYWTVYLKTHYPSEYMASVLSGEGGYYDKKVYLMELGKLGIPLFGPDINRSRIGFHADDEGVRAGIDAVRGCGPKSVAALLRSRDRDGEFRSFAEFIGRMNSLQVKRPVLEAWIGAGACDSFSGNRRQMLAALSDEGCDVRRPPSIPDFTGLEKRSIERKLLGFALNPSPSGKWKAFADRFNVVPIEALSESRDYARVRICGTIIHSRRQAAGGKYVLVLVVQDHTGMIETVLSPGTYNSFLYELNPRGILIEGLLRMKETNVHMVAEKIKALGG; this comes from the coding sequence ATGAAACGGTCGGGCGCAAAATTCGTCCATCTGCATGTTCATACGGAATACAGCTTGTCGAAAGCTCTCTGCAAGTTGGATGATCTCATAAGAACGGCTAATTCTTGGAACATGGAAGCGTTGGCGGTTACGGATATGGGGACCGTTAACGGAGCCTTCCGCTTTCACGAGCTGGCGAAGCGTCACGGTATTCATCCCGTTATCGGCTGCGAAATGACTGTGGGCGGCCGCGGTGAAACACTCCTTTTGCTGGCTGCTTCGAACCGGGGATACGAGCAGATAATTGAACGATTAAATAGCGGCGCTTTCGATCCGCCCGCTTCTAATGGCGACATCATTGCACTCAGCGGCGGCAGAACCGGGATCATTCATCAATTGATTGCGGATGGACAAATGGCCGAGGCGGAAGAGCAAGCGCTTCAATATTTGCGGACGTTTGGAAAAGATAACTTCTTTCTGGAAGTACAGGACCACGGATTGGCGCGCGATAAAGAATGGATCGAGCGGACGGTCCGGCTTTCCCGGCGCACGGGAATTCCGCTTGTGGCCACCCACGACGTTCATTACGTTGTTCCCGAAGACGCTGCGCTGCTCGAATTGCTGCAGGACGCAAGAACATCTGCGAACCGGGCCGAGCAGCCGAAATCCGGGCCGTTCCACCTTCCTTCTCCGCATGAAATGGTATCGAAATTCAGCCATCTTCCAGATGCTTTGGCAAACACGGTCCGCATCGCCCGGCGGTGCCGCTTTCGTCCGGAGCCCGGTCATTACCGGCTTCCGGCCTTCTCCGTAGCGCAACAAAAGAAATCCGCTTCGGATCGGCAACCCCGGCAGCCGGCCGAACCGTTAACGGCCGTTATGGCAAATCCGGCGCTGGGCTCCGAAGAGGCGCTGCGCAATCTGTGCCGGGAAGGTTTAGTGCAGCGATTCGGATCGGATTACCTCAAAAATACGGATAACCAGGCGGTTTTAGAGCGGCTCAACGAGGAACTGGAAGTCATCATAAACCGTGGATTGGCCGATTATTTTCTGATCGTGGCAAATATCGTCCGGATGGCGAGAAACCGCCGAATTCCCGTCGGACCGGGAAGAGGTTCGGCAGCCGGCAGTCTTGCCGCCTATTCGCTTGGCATTACCGAGGTCAACCCGCTGCTGCACGGCCTTTCTTTCGAGCGTTTCTTAAGTCCGGACCGTCCCGGACTTCCGGATATCGATTTGGACGTCTGCCAAAGACGGCGGCACGAAATTTTGCAGGATATCAAAGAAAAATATGGACCCGATCGGGTCGTTCATGTCGGGGTGCTGAACCGTTACGGGACACGGGGAGCGGTACGGAAAGCCGGTGCCTGTCTTGGAATGCCGCAAAAGCAAATCGACGTGCTGGCCGGCCTGATGCCCGCATTTTCCGGAAAAGGCGGTCTCCGTCACTGCCTGCAGACGCTTCCGGAACTGCAAAAGCTGCCGGTCCGCCAAGAGCCGTTCCGCTCCTGGTTTGGGCTGGCTGAACGGATCGAGGGACTGGCTCACAATTACAGCACCCACCCTTCCGGCATCTTAATTGGAGATGAGCGGATGACGCGCACGATTCCTTATCTTCGGCGGCCAAACGGAGAAAGGGCGACTCCGTTCACCAAAGAAGATACGGAGATGCTGGGACTGCTCAAAATCGACCTGCTCGGACTGCGTAATTTGACCATTATTGACGATACGCTCGCCGCCGTTCGGGAACGTACGGGCAGCAGCATCGAAGTGAACCGCCTCCCCTTGGACGATCCCGATACGTTTCGAACGATCGCATGCGGGAACACCGTCGGCTGCTTTCAGCTCGAAAGCATGGGGATCCGCCATTTAATGCGCAGGTTGAAGCCGCAAAGCATCGGCGAGTTGGCCGATCTGCTCGCCTTGTACCGGCCCGGAGCATGGAGTGAAGGGATCGTGGATACGTATTTGCGCAGAAGGCAAGGCGATCAAACCTATCGGGTGGCGCTTCCTGAAATGGAGCCTGTCCTTTCGTCTACTTACGGCCTCATCCTCTATCAGGAGCAGATCATGGCGATCGCTCATGCCGTCGCCGGTTATTCGATGGGCGAAGCGGATTCACTCCGGCGGGCCCTTTCCGCCAAATCGGCTCATGCGCTTGCAGACCACCGGGAACGATTTGTCCTTGGAGCGGCGGCACGCGGCATAGCGGATCAAGAAGCGGATGCCGTGTTCGATTTTCTGGCCCGGTTCGCCGGGTACAGCTTCAACAAAGCCCACAGCGTTTCCTATGCGTACCTCTCCTACTGGACGGTCTATTTGAAAACGCATTATCCAAGCGAATATATGGCGTCCGTGCTGAGCGGCGAAGGCGGATATTACGATAAAAAGGTATATTTGATGGAGCTCGGAAAATTGGGGATCCCCCTGTTCGGTCCCGATATTAACCGCAGCCGGATCGGATTTCATGCGGATGATGAAGGGGTTCGCGCCGGCATCGATGCAGTCCGCGGATGCGGACCGAAATCGGTAGCCGCTCTGCTGCGCTCGCGCGATCGCGACGGCGAATTCCGTTCGTTTGCCGAATTCATCGGCCGGATGAACTCGCTTCAGGTAAAACGCCCCGTATTGGAAGCGTGGATCGGCGCGGGAGCGTGCGACTCCTTTAGCGGGAACAGACGCCAAATGCTCGCCGCCTTGTCGGACGAGGGCTGCGACGTTCGCCGCCCCCCTTCGATCCCCGATTTTACCGGATTGGAAAAAAGAAGCATCGAAAGAAAACTGCTCGGGTTTGCACTGAACCCCTCCCCGTCCGGGAAATGGAAAGCTTTTGCCGATCGTTTCAACGTCGTTCCAATCGAAGCTCTTTCTGAGTCGCGGGACTATGCGAGGGTCCGCATTTGCGGCACGATCATTCACAGCAGGCGGCAGGCAGCCGGCGGGAAATATGTGCTCGTACTCGTCGTACAGGATCATACCGGCATGATCGAAACGGTGCTGTCCCCCGGCACATACAACTCCTTCTTATACGAGCTCAATCCGCGGGGCATATTAATCGAAGGCCTCCTTCGGATGAAAGAAACGAATGTCCATATGGTTGCCGAGAAAATCAAGGCGCTTGGAGGATGA
- a CDS encoding uracil-DNA glycosylase, translated as MSVSLETVSAQDWKAAGDLESLKAACLRAFTPEPGEQLVFGEGPGHARLMLIGEAPGEQEALTGRPFVGNSGRLLDRYLAKASIAREEAYVTNVVKVRPSGNRTPRRSEVKEALPVLLRQIELIRPSFIVCLGSIAVHAVYDWKAKITETRGNWLEKDGIRMMPTYHPSAVFRDENKRQLLKADLLAVGAALTNGQRKERSANDG; from the coding sequence ATGAGTGTGAGCTTAGAAACCGTCTCCGCCCAGGACTGGAAGGCGGCCGGCGATTTGGAATCGTTAAAAGCCGCATGTCTCCGTGCCTTTACGCCCGAGCCGGGGGAGCAGCTTGTGTTCGGCGAAGGACCCGGCCATGCCCGTCTTATGCTGATCGGGGAAGCGCCCGGAGAACAGGAGGCGCTCACAGGCCGGCCGTTTGTCGGCAATTCGGGAAGGCTGCTGGACCGTTATTTAGCGAAAGCCTCCATCGCCAGGGAAGAAGCCTACGTAACGAACGTCGTCAAAGTAAGGCCTTCCGGTAACCGTACGCCGCGCAGGTCCGAAGTCAAGGAAGCGCTGCCGGTACTGCTGCGGCAAATCGAATTGATCCGTCCGTCGTTCATCGTCTGCCTTGGAAGCATTGCCGTGCATGCAGTCTACGACTGGAAAGCGAAAATTACCGAAACACGGGGAAACTGGCTCGAGAAGGACGGAATCCGCATGATGCCGACCTATCACCCTTCCGCCGTTTTCCGCGACGAAAACAAAAGACAATTGCTTAAAGCTGATCTGCTCGCGGTCGGTGCCGCTTTAACGAATGGACAACGAAAGGAGCGAAGCGCTAACGATGGCTGA